From the genome of Planktothrix serta PCC 8927:
GCTAATTCTACCTTTGATAATTTTGTTTACAGTCAACCCATTCTCAGCAAATGGCACGCTCATCATGTTAAATTAATCACTTCTGGGAGTCATTTACCCCGTGCAAAATGGATGGCTCAAATCATGTTAGGATCTCATGGAATTTGGGTAGATGTAGAAACAGTAAAAGAAACTGGGATTCCTGCTAATCAAGAATTGTGGCTAAAAACAGGACTGGATGTAACCCGAACTTTTTTATGGGCCTTAGCAAGTCAAGTGATTCAACCCTCCTGTTCTAATTTTATTCAGCTTCAGGAAGTAAATCTTAAAAAGTGGTGTCAGGAAAAATTCTCCTGTGAACATCAAAGTCATATTGACCGCAAATCAATTTGTCCTTGAAAGATTGATTTTTAGGGTAATGATAATATTTATATTTCCTTAACCTTCCCTTTCCTGGGTCTTT
Proteins encoded in this window:
- a CDS encoding YdcF family protein gives rise to the protein MNWQRLQFKHRFCLKILFLSAVIVLIALLSSVWNQMQGLSLASQQPVDTFFVLGGSIRREMYVTQLAKQYPDIRILISTGSDDPCIVKLFEREQAPTQKVWLEKCANSTFDNFVYSQPILSKWHAHHVKLITSGSHLPRAKWMAQIMLGSHGIWVDVETVKETGIPANQELWLKTGLDVTRTFLWALASQVIQPSCSNFIQLQEVNLKKWCQEKFSCEHQSHIDRKSICP